Proteins from one Mycobacterium adipatum genomic window:
- the rpmH gene encoding 50S ribosomal protein L34 — MAKGKRTFQPNNRRRARVHGFRLRMRTRAGRAIVSGRRSKGRRSLTA; from the coding sequence GTGGCCAAGGGCAAGCGGACTTTCCAGCCGAACAACCGCCGCCGGGCCCGTGTGCACGGTTTCCGGTTGCGGATGCGTACGCGCGCCGGTCGCGCCATCGTGTCGGGTCGCCGCAGCAAGGGCCGCCGCTCCCTGACTGCGTGA
- the rnpA gene encoding ribonuclease P protein component, with amino-acid sequence MLPARYRMTRSTDFGVTVRQGIRAVQPDIVVHALHDGLPDGGDDGPKIGLVVSKSVGSAVQRHRVSRRLRHVAFHLINADASDLGPRARVVIRALPGSRDAISSRLESELRTALKKTRAQKQSRP; translated from the coding sequence GTGCTTCCGGCCCGGTACCGGATGACACGGTCTACCGATTTCGGTGTCACGGTTCGCCAAGGCATACGGGCAGTCCAGCCCGATATCGTCGTGCACGCGTTGCACGACGGTTTACCCGACGGTGGTGACGACGGGCCCAAGATCGGCCTGGTGGTGTCCAAGTCGGTTGGTTCGGCGGTACAGCGGCACCGGGTGTCTCGACGGTTGCGCCATGTCGCTTTCCACCTCATCAACGCTGACGCGTCCGATCTCGGACCGCGCGCACGGGTGGTGATCCGTGCGCTGCCCGGCAGCCGAGACGCCATCTCCTCCCGGTTGGAGTCCGAACTGCGGACTGCGTTGAAGAAGACTCGAGCCCAAAAGCAGAGCCGGCCGTGA
- the yidD gene encoding membrane protein insertion efficiency factor YidD: MIQLYRTMISPLRLPSCRFTPTCSEYAVDALTEYGLVRGGWLAAVRLAKCGPWHRGGWDPIPERGEKTGDKTSEEVVRSDSVV, translated from the coding sequence ATGATCCAGCTGTACCGGACCATGATTTCTCCGTTGCGGCTGCCGTCGTGCCGATTCACCCCCACCTGTAGTGAGTACGCCGTCGATGCGCTGACCGAGTATGGGTTGGTCCGTGGTGGCTGGCTGGCGGCGGTGAGATTGGCCAAATGCGGTCCGTGGCACCGTGGCGGGTGGGACCCGATACCCGAGCGCGGTGAGAAGACCGGCGATAAGACTTCGGAAGAAGTCGTCAGGAGCGATTCTGTTGTTTAA
- the yidC gene encoding membrane protein insertase YidC, translating into MWVWYKAFAFILGPTNFFAWALSVVFLVFTLRAILYKPFVKQIRTTRQMQELQPQIKALQKKYGKDRQRMALEMQKLQKEHGFNPILGCLPMLAQVPVFLGLFHVLRSFNRTGHNFGELGLDLELNKQLPNYVFSAADVQHFLQANLFGAPLGATMIQSESSWQAFIGFDVSRLAIIGVGVPLMILAGVATYFNSRASVARQSPEAAANPQTAMMNKLALYVFPLGVVVGGPFLPLAIILYWVSNNVWTFGQQHYVFGKIEAEEELKKAEALERRSANAPAPGKKPNKARKVTPVDSAKEITEPEIADESAGPQTSASKGRDIDAPDATPGATPRPGARPKKRKR; encoded by the coding sequence ATGTGGGTTTGGTACAAGGCGTTCGCCTTCATCCTCGGACCCACGAACTTCTTCGCCTGGGCGCTGTCGGTGGTCTTCCTGGTCTTCACCCTGCGCGCGATTCTGTACAAGCCGTTCGTCAAACAGATCCGGACGACCCGGCAGATGCAGGAACTGCAGCCACAGATCAAGGCGCTGCAGAAGAAGTACGGCAAGGACCGCCAGCGCATGGCGCTGGAGATGCAGAAGCTGCAGAAGGAACACGGGTTCAACCCGATCCTCGGATGTCTGCCGATGCTGGCGCAGGTGCCGGTGTTCCTGGGTCTGTTTCATGTGCTGCGGTCCTTCAACAGGACCGGGCACAACTTCGGCGAACTCGGCCTGGATCTCGAGCTGAACAAGCAGCTGCCCAACTATGTGTTCAGCGCCGCGGATGTCCAGCACTTCCTGCAGGCGAACCTGTTCGGCGCTCCGCTCGGCGCGACCATGATCCAGTCGGAGAGCAGCTGGCAGGCGTTCATCGGGTTCGACGTGAGCCGTCTGGCGATCATCGGTGTGGGTGTCCCGCTGATGATCCTGGCCGGTGTCGCGACCTACTTCAACAGCCGCGCGTCGGTGGCCCGGCAGAGTCCCGAGGCCGCGGCCAACCCGCAGACCGCGATGATGAACAAGCTGGCCCTGTATGTGTTCCCGCTCGGCGTCGTCGTGGGTGGCCCGTTCCTGCCGTTGGCGATCATCCTCTACTGGGTGTCCAACAACGTCTGGACGTTCGGCCAGCAGCACTACGTGTTCGGCAAGATCGAGGCGGAAGAAGAGCTGAAGAAGGCCGAGGCGCTCGAACGCCGTTCCGCCAATGCGCCGGCCCCCGGTAAGAAGCCCAACAAGGCGCGCAAGGTGACGCCGGTGGACTCCGCCAAGGAGATCACCGAGCCGGAGATCGCCGACGAGAGCGCCGGCCCACAGACATCTGCCTCGAAGGGCAGAGACATCGATGCACCCGACGCAACGCCGGGGGCGACCCCGCGGCCGGGTGCACGGCCCAAGAAGCGCAAGCGCTAG
- a CDS encoding protein jag produces the protein MTDAETTERTAEAPEDSELVTEDAPTEDLEDRLVAEGEIAGDYLEELLDLLDFDGDIDLDVEGDRAVVSIDGGSDLNKLVGRKGEVLDALQELTRLAVHQKTGERSRLMLDIARWRRRRRDELAALGDKIAHRVLESGEREELSPMTPFERKIVHDAVAAVEGVRSESEGAEPSRRVVVLPA, from the coding sequence ATGACCGACGCCGAAACCACCGAGCGCACCGCAGAGGCGCCCGAGGACAGCGAACTGGTGACCGAGGACGCGCCGACCGAGGATCTGGAAGATCGTCTGGTCGCCGAGGGCGAGATCGCCGGCGACTATCTGGAGGAACTGCTCGACCTTCTGGACTTCGACGGTGATATCGATCTGGACGTCGAGGGCGACCGTGCGGTGGTGAGCATCGACGGTGGCAGTGACCTGAACAAGTTGGTCGGCCGCAAGGGCGAGGTGCTCGATGCGCTGCAGGAGCTGACCCGGCTGGCCGTGCACCAGAAGACGGGTGAACGTAGCCGGCTGATGCTGGACATCGCGCGCTGGCGTCGCCGTCGCCGCGACGAGCTGGCGGCACTGGGGGACAAGATCGCGCATCGGGTGCTGGAGTCCGGCGAGCGCGAGGAGCTGTCGCCGATGACCCCCTTCGAGCGCAAGATCGTGCACGACGCCGTCGCGGCCGTGGAGGGTGTGCGCAGCGAGAGCGAGGGCGCGGAGCCGTCCCGCCGCGTCGTCGTGTTGCCCGCGTGA